Proteins encoded in a region of the Schaalia hyovaginalis genome:
- a CDS encoding nitroreductase family protein, with translation MTNEDSAPSFSRLAAERHSVRAFSDRPVAPQVLDAILKDASASPSWSNTRPYRLALAAGEDADALRAAYCEAFDAEAGTGPRADGDFEVRRRYPDELRERSVRLGKALYAELGIGRDDAAARDAWSRRNVEAFSAPVIGLLYVHEGLMPFSAMDAGILLGHIFLAAKARGVDSCALGTLAIWRGPGDRFFDVPEDYRLITGFALGYAEEDPVNAFRAERAPIPRVGRKGR, from the coding sequence ATGACGAACGAGGATTCCGCACCTTCCTTCTCCCGCCTCGCAGCCGAGCGGCACTCGGTGCGCGCCTTCTCGGACCGCCCGGTCGCCCCGCAGGTGCTCGACGCGATCCTGAAGGACGCGAGCGCCTCGCCCAGCTGGTCCAACACCCGTCCCTACCGGCTCGCACTCGCGGCGGGCGAGGACGCCGATGCGCTGCGCGCCGCCTACTGCGAGGCCTTCGACGCCGAGGCCGGGACCGGCCCCCGCGCCGACGGGGACTTCGAGGTGCGCCGACGCTACCCGGACGAGCTCAGGGAGCGCTCGGTGCGGCTCGGCAAGGCGCTCTACGCCGAGCTCGGCATCGGGCGGGACGACGCGGCGGCGCGCGATGCGTGGAGCCGCAGGAACGTCGAAGCCTTCTCCGCTCCCGTCATCGGGCTCCTCTACGTCCACGAGGGCCTCATGCCCTTCTCCGCGATGGACGCGGGGATCCTCCTCGGGCACATCTTCCTCGCGGCCAAGGCCAGGGGAGTGGACTCCTGCGCCCTCGGGACGCTCGCCATCTGGCGGGGCCCCGGGGACCGCTTCTTCGACGTGCCGGAGGACTACCGCCTCATCACGGGCTTCGCGCTCGGATATGCGGAGGAGGACCCGGTGAACGCCTTCCGGGCCGAGCGCGCGCCCATCCCCCGCGTCGGCCGGAAGGGGCGGTGA
- a CDS encoding DJ-1 family glyoxalase III — translation MPAPAEPATDASVGVLLAPGFEEVEALAVVDALFRAGVRADLISVEGTADVVSSHGVRIGSDLALDDADLASYAILFLPGGMPGTTNLSANPVIGAEIDRRARAGLPIAAICAAPSILAERGHLAGRTATANPGFMNVLEDAGAHTVLTPVALDGRIFTSRGAGTALELGIALVALLRGEAEAERVANALVHR, via the coding sequence ATGCCCGCTCCGGCCGAACCCGCCACCGATGCCTCCGTGGGGGTCCTCCTCGCCCCCGGCTTCGAGGAGGTCGAAGCCCTCGCAGTCGTCGACGCGCTCTTCCGCGCGGGCGTTCGCGCAGACCTCATCTCCGTCGAGGGCACCGCCGACGTCGTCTCCTCGCACGGGGTGAGGATCGGCTCCGACCTCGCCCTCGACGACGCCGACCTCGCCTCCTACGCGATCCTCTTCCTCCCCGGGGGAATGCCCGGAACGACGAACCTCTCGGCGAACCCCGTCATCGGAGCCGAGATCGACCGTCGGGCCCGAGCCGGCCTGCCGATCGCCGCGATCTGCGCCGCGCCCTCGATCCTCGCCGAACGCGGACACCTCGCGGGCCGTACCGCAACGGCGAATCCCGGATTCATGAACGTCCTCGAAGACGCCGGTGCGCATACGGTTCTCACGCCGGTCGCCCTCGACGGGCGGATCTTCACGAGCCGCGGAGCGGGGACCGCCCTCGAGCTCGGGATCGCCCTGGTCGCCCTCCTGCGCGGAGAGGCGGAGGCCGAACGCGTCGCGAACGCCCTCGTCCACCGCTGA
- a CDS encoding EamA family transporter: protein MWALDAALSALFAGLTSILAKLGVRSTDSDVATALRTAIVLVLAWVVSVLSGTVSGIGAIPASAWGFLIASGAATGASWICYFHALAKGPVSAVTPIDKASTPLTVILAFLLLGESASPLKVLALVAYFAGALLMLPAAQPSDPGVAPPSEPHGGPFNSWLLWAIGSAVFAALTSILGKVGVEGVPSDLATAIRTCVVVVLAFAIVIGRGKWRFVRAIDRRELGFLIASGLATGASWLFFYRALRIGPAHGVVPIDKLSFLVSLVFARVVLGERLSSRARAGLVLAVASTVALAL from the coding sequence ATGTGGGCGCTCGATGCGGCCCTGTCCGCCCTGTTCGCGGGGCTCACCTCGATCCTCGCCAAACTCGGCGTGAGGTCGACCGACTCCGATGTCGCGACCGCCCTGCGGACGGCGATCGTCCTCGTCCTCGCGTGGGTCGTCTCCGTCCTGTCCGGGACCGTTTCCGGGATCGGCGCGATCCCGGCCTCGGCGTGGGGCTTCCTCATCGCCTCGGGCGCGGCGACGGGCGCCTCGTGGATCTGCTACTTCCACGCCCTCGCGAAAGGACCTGTGTCGGCGGTGACGCCGATCGACAAGGCGAGCACGCCCCTGACGGTGATCCTCGCCTTCCTGCTCCTGGGCGAGTCCGCCTCGCCCCTCAAGGTCCTCGCGCTCGTCGCTTATTTCGCGGGTGCACTCCTCATGCTCCCCGCGGCGCAGCCCTCCGATCCGGGCGTGGCACCGCCCTCGGAGCCGCACGGCGGGCCCTTCAACTCCTGGCTCCTGTGGGCGATCGGCTCGGCGGTGTTCGCGGCCCTCACCTCGATCCTCGGAAAAGTTGGCGTCGAGGGCGTCCCCTCGGACCTCGCGACGGCGATCCGGACTTGCGTCGTCGTCGTGCTGGCCTTCGCTATCGTCATCGGCCGCGGCAAGTGGCGCTTCGTCCGCGCGATCGACCGCCGCGAGCTCGGCTTCCTCATCGCCTCGGGTCTGGCGACCGGCGCCTCGTGGCTCTTCTTCTACCGGGCGCTGCGGATCGGTCCGGCGCACGGCGTCGTCCCGATCGACAAGCTCTCCTTCCTCGTTTCGCTCGTCTTCGCGCGCGTCGTCCTCGGCGAGCGCCTTTCGTCGCGGGCGCGGGCGGGCCTGGTCCTCGCCGTCGCGTCGACCGTCGCCCTCGCGCTGTGA
- a CDS encoding ABC transporter ATP-binding protein/permease, with amino-acid sequence MLELRGITKSYTTASLTQVALDSVDLAFRDNEFVAILGQSGSGKTTMLNIIGGLDHFDSGDLVIDSIPTKDYRDRDWDAYRNNRIGFVFQSYNLIPHQSVLGNVELALTLSGVSPKERKRRALDALERVGLAEHVGKRPSQLSGGQMQRVAIARALINDPEIVLADEPTGALDSKTSVQVMDLLREVARDRLVIMVTHNPELAERYATRIVELADGKILSDSRPFIPGAEDRREGRPAKRTSMSPLTALSLSGKNLLTKKGRTLMTSFAGSIGIIGIAAILALANGVNAYIAATEEDALTSYPLSITESGVDMSAMMESAARDARAVSAQSGKIAARPAFAAMAQSRSKNDLASLKTYFDADGGRIFDHVAAIEYAYGTKPLVYREDTSKGIVRLNPDQAFSTLSTASQVSPFSSYIQMDAFTQLPANAKLYEDAYTVLAGSWPKDAHDLVLVVDSDRAMNDLLEYTLGFKEHAELDDLMESYYSGAGGPGRAEEGASGNEGGTDDAVANYDYESILGTRFSLVPAPSLYTYDSEHAVWVDRSEDRTYMAEQIAKGQTLTVTGIVAAKESDTAIIGQGLAYTPELTEEVMRSAASADIVKAQIADPLTDVFTGKHFDELDDTTKSGFDLTSLFTIDPNALQAAFRVDPSALQMDLSGLDLSGLDLNAIDPGGFSILGLDLASLGNMDLSSAIDPSAIAPADLDLAALAARYPELGEIDWASIVSKALAEGAISPTAGQALAGTSAEIVQGFLDYYAAHSDTDGDGAPDADPMGLATAYITSPEVSARLKEALESGEVVNTEVLSANLAAALGEDRALGEVASRASAELAETIGRSLATQLSTALSSQISQMISDSLSRTMAKAMSQMMTQLQNAIALQMERAMGGFASSLASAFTIDESAFANAFRTNTDPEDLQRLLSTMMSTTPTTYDTNLAKLGWADPGAPSQINIYPTTFADKDAVKAIIEGYNEAATAAGDEARVIAYTDMVGLLMSSVTSIIDIIKWMLIAFVSISLVVSSIMIAIITLISVLERKKEIGILRSIGASKKDVSRVFNAETFIVGLLAGLIGVGITLILTLIANVVVEAKLEVADIAQLPVSAGAILIAVSVVLTLIAGLLPARKAAKEDPVEALRSE; translated from the coding sequence ATGCTGGAGCTGCGAGGGATCACCAAGTCGTACACGACCGCATCGCTCACGCAGGTCGCCCTCGACTCCGTGGACCTCGCCTTCCGCGACAACGAATTCGTCGCGATCCTCGGCCAGTCCGGGTCGGGCAAGACGACCATGCTCAACATCATCGGCGGCCTCGACCACTTCGACTCGGGCGACCTCGTCATCGACTCGATCCCCACCAAGGACTACCGCGATCGCGACTGGGACGCCTACCGGAACAACCGGATCGGATTCGTCTTCCAGTCCTACAACCTCATTCCGCACCAGTCGGTCCTCGGCAACGTCGAGCTCGCCCTCACCCTGTCCGGCGTCTCCCCCAAGGAGCGCAAGCGCCGCGCCCTCGACGCCCTCGAACGGGTCGGACTGGCCGAGCACGTCGGCAAACGCCCCTCGCAACTGTCCGGCGGGCAGATGCAGCGCGTCGCGATCGCCCGCGCCCTCATCAACGACCCGGAGATCGTCCTCGCCGACGAACCGACGGGCGCCCTGGATTCGAAGACCTCCGTGCAGGTCATGGACCTCCTGCGCGAAGTGGCGCGCGACCGGCTCGTCATCATGGTCACCCACAATCCCGAACTCGCCGAACGCTACGCGACCCGCATCGTCGAACTCGCCGACGGAAAGATCCTCTCGGACTCCCGCCCCTTCATCCCGGGCGCGGAGGACCGTCGCGAGGGCAGGCCCGCGAAACGGACCTCCATGTCGCCACTGACGGCCCTGTCCCTCTCGGGGAAGAACCTTCTCACGAAGAAGGGGCGCACCCTCATGACCTCCTTCGCCGGCTCCATCGGCATCATCGGGATCGCCGCGATCCTCGCGCTCGCCAACGGGGTGAACGCCTACATCGCGGCGACCGAGGAGGACGCCCTCACCTCCTACCCCCTGTCGATCACCGAGTCCGGCGTCGACATGAGCGCGATGATGGAAAGCGCCGCCCGGGACGCCCGAGCGGTGAGCGCCCAGTCCGGGAAGATCGCGGCGCGCCCCGCCTTCGCCGCGATGGCCCAATCCCGATCGAAGAACGACCTCGCCTCCCTCAAGACCTACTTCGACGCCGACGGGGGACGGATCTTCGACCACGTCGCGGCGATCGAGTACGCCTACGGGACCAAGCCCCTCGTGTACCGCGAGGACACCTCGAAGGGGATCGTCCGCCTCAACCCCGATCAGGCCTTCTCGACCCTGTCCACGGCCTCCCAGGTCAGCCCCTTCTCCTCCTACATCCAGATGGACGCCTTCACCCAGCTCCCCGCGAACGCGAAGCTCTACGAGGACGCCTACACGGTGCTCGCCGGATCCTGGCCGAAGGACGCGCACGACCTCGTCCTCGTCGTCGACTCGGACCGGGCGATGAACGACCTCCTCGAGTACACGCTCGGCTTCAAGGAGCACGCCGAGCTCGACGACCTCATGGAGTCCTACTACTCGGGAGCCGGCGGCCCCGGCCGCGCGGAGGAGGGAGCTTCGGGGAACGAGGGCGGAACGGATGACGCGGTCGCGAACTACGACTACGAGTCGATCCTCGGCACGCGCTTCTCCCTCGTCCCGGCCCCCTCGCTCTACACCTACGACTCGGAGCACGCGGTGTGGGTGGACCGCTCCGAAGACCGGACCTACATGGCCGAACAGATCGCGAAGGGGCAGACGCTCACCGTCACGGGCATCGTCGCCGCGAAGGAATCGGACACGGCGATCATCGGACAGGGGCTCGCCTACACCCCCGAGCTCACCGAGGAGGTCATGCGAAGCGCCGCCTCCGCGGACATCGTCAAAGCCCAGATCGCAGATCCCCTCACCGACGTCTTCACCGGGAAGCACTTCGACGAGCTCGATGACACGACGAAGTCCGGCTTCGACCTGACCTCCCTCTTCACGATCGACCCGAACGCCCTGCAAGCGGCCTTCCGCGTCGACCCGAGCGCACTCCAGATGGATCTGTCCGGACTCGACCTGTCCGGCCTCGACCTCAACGCCATCGATCCGGGCGGCTTCTCCATCTTAGGACTCGACCTGGCCTCCCTCGGGAACATGGACCTCTCCTCGGCGATCGACCCGTCGGCGATCGCACCCGCCGACCTGGATCTCGCCGCCCTCGCCGCCCGCTACCCCGAACTCGGCGAGATCGACTGGGCTTCGATCGTCTCGAAGGCGCTCGCCGAGGGCGCGATCTCGCCGACTGCCGGTCAAGCGCTCGCGGGCACGAGCGCCGAAATCGTCCAGGGCTTCCTCGACTACTACGCCGCCCATTCCGACACGGACGGCGACGGGGCTCCCGATGCGGACCCGATGGGGCTCGCGACCGCCTACATCACGAGCCCCGAGGTGAGCGCCCGCCTCAAGGAGGCCCTCGAATCCGGTGAGGTCGTCAATACCGAGGTGCTCTCGGCGAACCTGGCCGCCGCCCTCGGCGAGGACCGGGCCCTGGGCGAAGTCGCCTCCCGGGCCTCCGCGGAACTCGCGGAGACGATCGGGCGCTCCCTCGCGACGCAGCTCTCCACCGCCCTGTCCTCTCAGATCTCGCAGATGATCTCAGATTCGCTCTCCCGGACGATGGCGAAGGCGATGTCGCAGATGATGACTCAGCTCCAGAACGCGATCGCACTGCAGATGGAACGGGCGATGGGGGGCTTCGCCTCCTCCCTCGCCTCCGCCTTCACCATCGACGAATCCGCTTTCGCGAATGCCTTCCGGACGAACACGGATCCCGAGGACCTCCAGCGCCTCCTGTCGACGATGATGTCGACGACGCCGACCACCTACGACACGAACCTCGCGAAGCTCGGATGGGCCGATCCCGGCGCGCCCTCGCAGATCAACATCTATCCCACGACCTTCGCGGACAAGGACGCCGTCAAGGCGATCATCGAGGGCTACAACGAGGCCGCGACGGCCGCCGGGGACGAGGCGAGGGTCATCGCATACACCGACATGGTCGGGCTCCTCATGAGCTCGGTGACCAGCATCATCGACATCATCAAATGGATGCTCATCGCCTTCGTGTCGATCTCCCTCGTCGTCTCCTCGATCATGATCGCGATCATCACCCTCATCTCCGTCCTCGAACGCAAGAAGGAGATCGGCATCCTCCGTTCGATCGGGGCCTCGAAGAAGGACGTCTCGCGCGTGTTCAACGCGGAGACCTTCATCGTCGGACTCCTCGCAGGGCTCATCGGCGTCGGCATCACCCTCATCCTGACCCTCATCGCGAACGTCGTCGTCGAAGCGAAGCTCGAGGTCGCCGACATCGCCCAGCTGCCCGTGAGCGCCGGGGCGATCCTCATCGCCGTCTCCGTCGTCCTCACCCTCATCGCCGGTCTCCTCCCGGCCCGCAAGGCCGCGAAGGAGGACCCCGTCGAAGCGCTGAGAAGCGAGTAG
- a CDS encoding MMPL family transporter, giving the protein MAAAIARFLVRARYAIFALMVLATLVAGLLAPRVGVITDMAEFLPNDSRMRDGLALMDEEFPASEQLSTTRVMFEGLSAGEEQRIVSEMEDIPGVEEVAFDPESDAFRKGEHSLFILRSTAPYGSETDRAIQGAVEERFRAEQPVIRSDNPSQAAELPLWIIGVAVGLLTLILLIMSASWIEPFLFLLAIGMAVVLNLGTNLIRGSVADITFTIGAILQLVLSMDYSIILMNRYRHERALEDSKTEAMVKALRGAFSSIVSSSMTTVVGLLMLCFMSLGIGLDLGIALAKGVFLSMLSVFTVLPTLILLSDKALAATRKPYLKPDMSPLARFEYRFRKPITAFFILIFAGSWVSAAGTPIAYTLSKDDPIAEVFPTENPIVLVYANTDEDAIARLAKRIEGEPFVRSVSAHSTTIGAQRTLPDMAAALEELDGGGMALDEEALRLIYFLAHGGEATEKMTLREFISFLHSDRQASARMAPGLGERLNELMPYLDRTAMTTPMDAAELAPVLRMSEEDARGILLQHAVGDPTIQADSMTLAQFVDFLLDDLANDPRYASLLAPSAMIQAHSLAPFTDAATMTTPIGSEQMAALLGTDPAQMALLYARLAAESGSYSGVSALPAAHLSALRALSSAIPADQGGMTAEQATALAALAPFTEQKTLTTPMDAQGLAALFSMPIEQVEAVLALLHPMSGSGPDAPPAAEAIAFLDALVQHVLTDPAASAAAGIDSATGARLRALHTIAASTAKSTPMPLADFARAAGIDPQILALAHAVGATQDAAQRTHSPREIVGILVNDPMSASRRGELERLHRIVNDTVAGRAYTPAALASLTGISDLHARQLALLRTAKYSDSSSWRMSPQAAIAFLVDTVLTSPESAGRFTSEQATDLRRLRAIIDAGAEQTAFTPAQLASFFHRIGSEADAASIGLAYLAHAAKTWDGTGRTLSIAELVDALTSRILPDQRFAPFIDAESRAAVEDAREKISKALIQLVGAKHSRLIITTTLPVESEQTERFVSGLFSSCEGLEGGCRLVGDSVLIHEMRQSFDTEMTLISLLTVGAIFLVVALTFFSLSVPALLVLLVQCGVFLTTTTIGLQGYANYYLAQLMVQCILMGATIDYGILLTTQYREARRSLEPVEAIGRALKRSIHTIATSGSIMILVTGILGFLFENPTVGQICRTIAIGALAATALILFVLPGLLVALDRFVAGRTRLGAAAHAKTGRKRPPEVERSLASATRITASSADPHGGNAFDAEK; this is encoded by the coding sequence ATGGCGGCCGCGATCGCGCGATTCCTCGTGAGGGCCCGCTACGCGATCTTCGCGCTCATGGTCCTCGCGACGCTCGTCGCCGGGCTCCTGGCTCCACGCGTCGGCGTCATCACCGACATGGCGGAGTTCTTGCCCAACGACTCCCGGATGCGCGACGGCCTCGCCCTCATGGACGAGGAATTCCCGGCATCCGAACAGCTTTCGACGACGCGCGTGATGTTCGAAGGGCTGTCGGCCGGCGAAGAACAGCGCATCGTCTCCGAAATGGAAGACATCCCCGGAGTGGAGGAAGTCGCCTTCGACCCCGAATCCGATGCCTTCCGCAAAGGCGAACACAGCCTCTTCATCCTCCGCTCGACCGCGCCCTACGGCTCCGAAACGGACCGCGCGATCCAAGGGGCCGTGGAGGAGCGCTTCCGCGCCGAGCAACCGGTGATCCGTTCGGACAACCCCTCGCAGGCCGCTGAGCTCCCCCTCTGGATCATCGGCGTCGCCGTCGGCCTCCTCACGCTGATCCTCCTCATCATGTCGGCCTCGTGGATCGAGCCCTTCCTCTTCCTCCTGGCGATCGGGATGGCCGTCGTCCTCAACCTGGGGACCAACCTCATCCGCGGCTCGGTCGCCGACATCACCTTCACGATCGGGGCGATCCTCCAACTGGTCCTCTCCATGGACTACTCGATCATCCTCATGAACCGCTACCGGCACGAGCGCGCACTCGAGGACTCGAAGACCGAAGCGATGGTGAAGGCCCTGCGCGGAGCCTTCTCCTCGATCGTCTCCTCCTCGATGACGACCGTCGTCGGCCTCCTCATGCTGTGCTTCATGTCCCTGGGGATCGGGCTCGACCTCGGCATCGCCCTCGCCAAAGGCGTCTTCTTATCGATGCTCAGCGTCTTCACGGTCCTGCCGACGCTCATCCTCCTCTCCGACAAGGCCCTGGCGGCGACGCGCAAGCCCTACCTCAAGCCGGACATGTCGCCCCTGGCCCGCTTCGAATACCGCTTCCGCAAGCCGATCACCGCATTCTTCATCCTCATCTTCGCGGGATCGTGGGTGAGCGCCGCCGGCACCCCCATCGCCTACACCCTGAGCAAGGACGATCCCATCGCCGAGGTCTTCCCGACGGAGAACCCGATCGTCCTCGTCTACGCGAACACGGACGAGGACGCCATCGCCCGACTCGCGAAACGGATCGAGGGCGAGCCCTTCGTCCGCTCCGTGTCCGCCCATTCGACGACGATCGGCGCGCAGCGCACCCTGCCCGACATGGCGGCCGCCCTCGAAGAACTCGACGGGGGAGGGATGGCCCTCGATGAAGAGGCCCTGCGCCTCATCTACTTCCTCGCCCACGGCGGTGAAGCGACCGAGAAGATGACGCTCCGGGAGTTCATCTCATTCCTCCACTCCGATCGGCAGGCATCGGCGCGAATGGCCCCGGGCCTCGGCGAGCGGCTGAACGAGCTCATGCCCTACCTCGACCGAACAGCGATGACCACGCCGATGGACGCCGCCGAACTCGCCCCCGTCCTGCGCATGAGCGAAGAGGACGCGCGAGGGATCCTCCTCCAGCACGCCGTGGGCGACCCGACGATTCAGGCCGACTCGATGACCCTCGCCCAGTTCGTCGACTTCCTCCTCGACGATCTCGCCAACGATCCGCGCTACGCCTCGCTGCTCGCCCCCTCGGCGATGATCCAGGCCCACTCCCTCGCCCCCTTCACCGACGCCGCCACGATGACGACGCCGATCGGCTCGGAGCAGATGGCCGCCCTGCTGGGAACCGATCCCGCGCAGATGGCGCTCCTGTACGCGCGCCTCGCAGCCGAATCCGGCTCCTACAGTGGGGTCTCGGCCCTGCCCGCGGCCCACCTCAGCGCCCTTCGCGCGCTCTCAAGCGCGATCCCTGCCGACCAGGGCGGCATGACGGCGGAACAGGCGACGGCCCTCGCCGCCCTCGCACCCTTCACCGAGCAGAAGACGCTCACCACCCCGATGGACGCCCAGGGCCTGGCAGCCCTCTTCTCAATGCCCATCGAGCAGGTCGAAGCCGTCCTCGCCCTGCTCCACCCCATGAGTGGATCCGGGCCGGACGCGCCCCCTGCGGCCGAAGCGATCGCCTTCCTCGACGCACTGGTCCAGCACGTTCTGACGGATCCCGCGGCCAGTGCGGCAGCGGGTATCGACTCGGCCACCGGCGCCAGGCTCCGCGCGCTCCACACGATCGCCGCTTCCACCGCGAAGTCGACCCCGATGCCGCTCGCGGACTTCGCCAGGGCCGCCGGAATCGATCCGCAGATCCTCGCCCTCGCCCACGCGGTGGGGGCGACGCAGGACGCCGCGCAGCGCACCCATTCCCCTCGTGAAATCGTCGGGATCCTCGTCAACGATCCGATGAGCGCGAGCCGGAGGGGTGAACTCGAACGCCTCCACAGGATCGTCAACGACACGGTCGCCGGGCGCGCCTACACGCCCGCGGCCCTCGCCTCCCTCACGGGCATCTCGGACCTGCACGCACGCCAACTCGCGCTCCTGCGCACCGCGAAATACTCCGATTCGAGCTCGTGGCGGATGAGCCCGCAGGCGGCGATCGCATTCCTCGTCGACACGGTCCTCACCTCGCCCGAATCCGCGGGCCGTTTCACCTCCGAACAGGCGACGGACCTCAGGCGCCTGCGGGCGATCATCGACGCGGGAGCCGAGCAGACGGCCTTCACACCCGCGCAGCTCGCCTCCTTCTTCCACCGCATCGGCTCCGAGGCCGACGCCGCATCGATCGGACTCGCCTATCTCGCCCACGCCGCGAAGACCTGGGACGGCACGGGAAGGACCCTGTCGATCGCCGAACTCGTCGATGCGCTCACCTCGAGGATCCTCCCCGATCAGCGCTTCGCTCCCTTCATCGACGCCGAATCGCGCGCCGCCGTTGAAGACGCGCGCGAGAAGATCTCCAAGGCGCTCATCCAACTCGTCGGCGCGAAGCACTCGCGGCTCATCATCACCACGACGCTCCCCGTCGAATCCGAACAGACCGAGCGCTTCGTCTCCGGACTCTTCTCGAGCTGCGAAGGCCTCGAAGGAGGGTGCCGTCTCGTCGGGGACTCCGTGCTCATCCACGAGATGCGTCAATCCTTCGACACGGAGATGACGCTCATCTCCCTCCTCACGGTGGGGGCGATCTTCCTCGTCGTCGCCCTCACCTTCTTCTCCCTGTCCGTCCCCGCACTCCTCGTCCTCCTCGTCCAATGCGGAGTCTTCCTCACGACCACGACGATCGGACTGCAGGGCTACGCCAACTACTACCTCGCCCAGCTCATGGTGCAGTGCATCCTCATGGGCGCGACCATCGACTACGGCATCCTCCTCACCACGCAGTACCGCGAGGCCAGGCGCTCGCTCGAACCCGTGGAGGCGATCGGCCGCGCGCTCAAGCGCTCGATCCACACGATCGCCACATCCGGCTCCATCATGATCCTCGTCACCGGGATCCTCGGCTTCCTCTTCGAGAACCCCACGGTCGGTCAGATCTGCCGAACCATCGCGATCGGCGCACTCGCCGCGACCGCCCTCATCCTCTTCGTGCTGCCGGGACTCCTCGTCGCCCTCGATCGCTTCGTCGCCGGAAGGACGAGGCTCGGAGCGGCCGCTCATGCGAAGACGGGGAGGAAGCGCCCGCCTGAGGTCGAGCGCAGCCTCGCATCCGCCACCCGGATCACCGCGTCCTCGGCGGATCCCCACGGGGGTAATGCTTTCGATGCGGAAAAGTGA
- a CDS encoding TatD family hydrolase, protein MARRTRTWPEAPRPLDGEVMDNHTHLPVVPAQIPRADGVAMPLDEQIARARAAGVSRQVTSACELPEFAPMIGVASAYEGVRVALALHPNEAALHEGCVDPSPDGLTPRLSDHHIPLDEALAVLEEAVENPMVVAVGESGLDYFRTAEPGREAQKRSFAAHIDLAVRKGLPLQIHDREAHADCLEVLDRAGRIDVPVVFHCFSGDAQFARELAERGFYASFAGPITYPANAHLREALIEMPRELVLVETDAPYLTPVPHRGSPNASYAMAHSVRRIAELWDLREDLACAQLMENSRRVYGDW, encoded by the coding sequence ATGGCGCGCAGGACGCGGACCTGGCCCGAAGCGCCCCGCCCCCTCGACGGCGAGGTCATGGACAATCACACGCACCTGCCGGTCGTCCCGGCCCAGATCCCGAGGGCGGACGGCGTCGCGATGCCCCTCGACGAGCAGATCGCCAGGGCGCGCGCAGCGGGGGTCTCCCGGCAGGTGACCAGCGCCTGCGAACTCCCCGAATTCGCCCCCATGATCGGGGTCGCCTCGGCGTACGAGGGCGTGCGGGTCGCCCTCGCCCTGCACCCCAATGAGGCCGCCCTCCACGAAGGCTGCGTCGACCCCTCCCCGGACGGGCTGACTCCCCGGCTCAGCGATCATCACATCCCCCTCGATGAGGCGCTCGCCGTCCTCGAGGAGGCGGTGGAGAATCCGATGGTCGTCGCGGTCGGCGAATCGGGGCTCGACTACTTCCGCACGGCCGAACCCGGCCGCGAGGCCCAGAAGCGCTCCTTCGCCGCTCACATCGACCTCGCGGTGCGCAAGGGACTGCCCCTGCAGATCCACGACCGCGAGGCGCACGCCGACTGCCTCGAGGTCCTCGATCGCGCCGGCCGCATCGATGTCCCCGTCGTCTTCCACTGCTTCTCCGGTGACGCGCAGTTCGCGCGTGAACTCGCCGAACGCGGCTTCTACGCCTCCTTCGCCGGCCCCATCACCTATCCGGCGAACGCCCACCTGCGCGAGGCGCTCATCGAGATGCCCCGCGAACTCGTCCTCGTGGAGACGGACGCCCCTTATCTCACGCCCGTTCCGCACAGGGGATCCCCGAACGCCTCCTATGCGATGGCCCACAGCGTCCGCCGGATCGCCGAGCTCTGGGATCTTCGCGAGGATCTGGCGTGCGCCCAGCTCATGGAGAATTCCAGGCGCGTCTACGGCGACTGGTGA